Proteins encoded in a region of the Streptomyces violaceoruber genome:
- a CDS encoding VOC family protein: protein MSVEFNHTIVLSQDREKSAHFLAEVLGLEVGEPAGMFLPVTTANGVTLDFATVDIDIPVQHYAFLVSEDDFDGILARLVEGRIPIQADPPGRHPRRINRNDGGRGVYFTDPSGHGMEAFTRPYGSDPASPLNGVTEDVPGAC, encoded by the coding sequence GTGTCAGTCGAGTTCAACCACACCATCGTTCTCTCCCAGGACAGGGAGAAGTCCGCCCACTTCCTCGCCGAAGTCCTCGGTCTCGAGGTCGGCGAACCGGCCGGAATGTTCCTGCCCGTGACGACCGCCAACGGCGTCACCCTCGATTTCGCCACCGTCGACATCGACATCCCCGTGCAGCACTACGCGTTCCTCGTCTCCGAGGACGATTTCGACGGCATCCTCGCCCGGCTCGTCGAGGGCCGGATCCCCATCCAGGCCGACCCGCCCGGCCGGCACCCGCGCAGGATCAACCGCAACGACGGCGGCCGGGGCGTGTACTTCACCGACCCGTCCGGGCACGGCATGGAGGCCTTCACCCGCCCCTACGGCAGCGACCCCGCCTCGCCGCTGAACGGCGTCACCGAGGACGTGCCCGGGGCCTGCTGA